gcggagcgccgggaaggtaagtatcccgggcgctccagggcttaaagccgttacggcgttctatgccgtcgcaacggctttaaagcccactaaatgcgtgacggcatagaacgtcgtaacagcgggaaggggttaaactctaatAAAGACGTCAGCatctttttaatataaaattcatCCTATAAATGTTTTTGCCAAGGCTGCTCCATATTTCTGAAGATCAATGCATGCAATCTATAACTCATTCACTCCGCATCATGAAAtgcatcttttaaccccttaacgccgttacggcgttctatgccgtcgcggctttaaagggctttaaagccgttgcggcggcatagaacgccgtaacggctgaagcccccaggaggtactgtatactcacctccgccgcgatcctcttctggggggctgcctgagagcccaggcagcccccctccggcaaatgaggcccccgggggccatgtgatcactctcaaagagcgatcacatggccccctatagctggctatggatctgccagcagggggactgtctaaaatattagacagtccccctgctggtaggaaagtataaaaaaataaataaatacacatgttaaaataaaatacaagtatttatatatatatataatatatgtatattatattatatataatatatatacatattatatatatgtaacgtcatacaaagtgtattttaatattaatattaatatatatattagtattaaaatacacttggaatgacgttacatatatatataatatgtatatatattatatatataatagatctacatatatatatatatatattatatatatacgtataattaaaataataaataaataagataaataattaaataaataaaatattgaaacaaaatttaaaataaattatatatccatatgtcatttcattctaactgtattttgttattaatatatatattggaaacagaatacacttagaatgacattctatatatatctatctatatataaaatacaaataaccgcaaatatatatatatagataaatacatataattacataaaagattacattagtatacacgtagaatttacatacctataaatgcatatatattaaaattctacatgtatatttaagtaatttttaaacataattatgtaatttgattaattaaagtttgattgacatgcctgacaacactcggagaaagtgcagagaatttaattcgcaagcactatatttgaccctgtaactctccaagacaccataaaacctgtatatagggggtactgttttactcgggagacttcgctgaactcaaatattagtgtttaaaactggtaaattgtattacaacgatgatattttaagtaaaagtgaagttttttgcattttttacaaacaaacggcacttttatggactatattattgttgtaatatgttttactgttttaaaacactaatatttgtgtttagtgaaatctcccgagaataacagtaccccccatgtacaggttttatggtgttttggaaagttagagagtcacatataaggcttgcatttcattttttgacattgaaatttgccagattagttatgttgcctttgagaccgtatggtagcccaggaataagaattacccccatgatggcataccatttgcaaaagtagacaacccaaggtattgcaaatggggtatgtccagtcatttttagtagccacttagtcacaaacactggccaaatatttgttttttgcttttttcacacaaaaacaaatatgaacgctaactttggccagtgtttgtgactaagtggctactaaaaaagactaaacataccccacgttcaataccttgggttgtctactttttcaaatggtatgccattatgggggtaattctcattcctgggctaccacaccgtctcaaaggtaacattaccaatctggcaaatttcaatttgaaaatggaacgttctatatttgaccctgtaactttctaaaacaccataaaacctgttaatggggggtactgttgtacccgtgagacatcgctgattacaaatatgtgcattttgttgcagtaaaacctaacagtattatgacatttacagctaaaatgtgaggcggaactacaaattaaaaaaaaataatctaatttctcacagtttttttttattttattcataataaattgtttcatatataaatattttatatgaaatgaaagccctgtttctcctgaacaaaatgatatataataagtgtgggtgcatttaatatgaaagaggtgaattacggttgaacagacatatagcgcaaattccagtttttgtttacgttttgttttgatcagaacgtgcactattgactccgtcctgaaggggttaatgtacttTACATTACCCAAACACCTAAATAGCCTTACCCTAATAGCTCAGTCATGTCTATAATCTTGCTAGCTCACTTATTGTTACGTAGTCTtctaaaaactatatataatattgtaacatattcttcctcacccTGCGGTCTCTGCACCCAGCGGCTGTGCATCTACATGACTGACACTTGCGACATGTTAATGGACGCCAGCCACTGCGGATCCATGGCAAATTATACCCCCATATCTGCTCACGTGATTGATGACTTCGGCGTGCATTTGACGTCACGCACACGACGTTCACgcgcgttttggggtcaaagatcgATCTCGGCCAATCAGAGAGgtaaagcaggtatttaaacccaaaaTTACCTTtcgtcattgccctgtcgtgttttccctagtggttgtccgagagtgtgttcctgattcaagtattttctgttttttgactttggctttgttttgacttccctgtattctggtatccctgacatctggttttcccttatcgttgtgtctccttctgtatcccctgacctcggcaagtatcctgactactctttggtacgttaagtccggccatcctaaggcctggtaatacgttacctattagtcatcagtgtgacacaattctacgtgctggatcaactagtaatcctgacaactatatagtgatatattataTCCTCTGTCATTTTAGAGTGATTTTTTTGAGACACCCAAAATTTGTCTTGATATTGATTCGGTTTGGCAGAGTGTAGAATCAGGAAACAAATCAGAAAGGTGTAAAATTGGACCAATCCGTATGCTGTAAAATATTTGCCTAATATAATGTGTCTATTTTTTGGCAGTAGAAAAAGTACCCATTCTTGCAACCTTTTTGGTTTCCCAGAATAAAATTTCCTGGACTTTATTTAGCCAAACCAAAAGCCACGTAAACAAGCATCGGGCATTCTGAACACAATTTCAATTTCAGGAAAATTATTTGGCTGAACTGAATATTCCCACCATGCTCAAGTCTAGTCCAGACCATTGTTGAAGCAGATAGGaaggtacatatttttttttttttttttttttttttacaagcttttgttttactttgaaagacaaaataaaatcaaGCCAATATTTACACTGTTTAGGAGCATAGGTTATTGAGATATACAGATAGGTTGTAGTAAtgccaaaaaaaatatacattgtaaATAATGGTATATTGCACTGGTAAAAATCATGTCACTGGATGAAATACTCTTCTTTTATCTCCCGACAGATATGGAGAATCAGACAATGGTCACTGAGATAATCCTATTGGGATTCCATCACCTTCACAGCATGAgacatttattattttctataattcTTGTTGTTTATTGTTTGACAATATCTGGAAATTTCCTCATCATCGTGTTGGTGGCATGTTTCAGACACCTTCATTTTCCAATGTATTTCTTTCTTACTCAAATGTCCATATCAGATATTTTGTTGACAACATGTATTGCACCTCAAATGCTTTCCATTATCAATCATGAAGGAGGTATTATAGTTTTTAAAGCGTGTTTAAATCAGTACTACTTTTTTGTTGCTATTGAATTTTCAGAAAGTTTTTTGTTAACAGTGATGTCTTATGACCGATATCTGGCCATCTGTAACCCCCTGCAATATAACTCTATAATGGACCATGCATTTTGTATTAAATTAATAGTTATATCTTGGGTGTTAGGCTTTTTTATGGCATTATTAATCGAATTGCCAATATCTCAGCTGACATTTTGTGGACCTAACATTATTGATCATTTCTTTTGTGATCTTGATCCACTCTTGAAGCTTTCATGTTCTGATACCTTAATAATACATATAGAAGCTCTATTCCTTTGTGTCATTGTAGTAATTATACCTTTCTTACTGATAACTGTGTCATATGTCTATATTGCTCTCACTATTTCTAAAATGCCATCAAGTAGTGGGAAAAAGAAAGCCTTCTCTACCTGCAGCTCCCATCTGACTGTTGTTTCCATATACTACGGGACTCCCATTAGCATTTACACTGTTCCAACTCATAAAAGATCCTTGTTGACAAGCAAAATACTGTCTATGTTTTTTACAGTGGTGACCCCAATGCTTAATCCAATAATATACAGTCTGAGGAACAATGACATTAGAGAAGCTCTAAAGAAAATTATTCAAAATCCTTTAATAAACAGGAGTGtctgaaatacattttaaagctAAAGGGGATGCACATTATTTTGTAAGACGATAATTACTTTCTGCTTAATAGAAAACCCAAACAAGTTAAACATGGACACTTGTAACATTTTGGAAAGGCTCAACACAATTTCATAATAAgtcaattatatataaaaaaatgttttaaaaaattatatatatataaaaatataaaatgtaaaatattgtctaacatagtttaacaaatttgttaaaaatagtcAAAAAATTCGTAAACACTTAGCCATTTTTAAGGTGGCCTTGGTATtgcttatttcttatttcttatccttgaattttaaaatatgtctgcgggcgcagattattagatatttggccgtcATCACAAACACTGTCaggcctttttttactttaggcactcaaggggttaatccctactttcaaagttgaataatcttcttcacgtttgcacagcctctctttcatataatctactctccaatcaaatcacctgtaatgcatatttaaatcactgttttcctgcttttcattgtcttgaaaaaagtcccacgaggactgaaacgtcgacttgtatgtcttttgaaactttggcaaaataaatcgtttatatccttaagaagacctttgagtgcactctttccatttgaatatattgaaggctgaggcagcaccgaggcaagtacaagaccggtacattgagtgcgggacatttgcagtttgtatTGATTACGGTGAGCCCGTCAAGCCAGGGCTCTATCCACGCACCAGACCTAGGAGAGTTATATCGTTTTCAAGGATTTGATCTATGGAGGAATTCCTGACCAGAGCCGGAGCGTATGTAGACCACGCAGAAGTATTGCAATATACAGAAGCAGAAGCCGCAGCTATTTTATGGCCGCAAACAGACTC
This Pelobates fuscus isolate aPelFus1 chromosome 3, aPelFus1.pri, whole genome shotgun sequence DNA region includes the following protein-coding sequences:
- the LOC134602003 gene encoding olfactory receptor 1468-like — encoded protein: MENQTMVTEIILLGFHHLHSMRHLLFSIILVVYCLTISGNFLIIVLVACFRHLHFPMYFFLTQMSISDILLTTCIAPQMLSIINHEGGIIVFKACLNQYYFFVAIEFSESFLLTVMSYDRYLAICNPLQYNSIMDHAFCIKLIVISWVLGFFMALLIELPISQLTFCGPNIIDHFFCDLDPLLKLSCSDTLIIHIEALFLCVIVVIIPFLLITVSYVYIALTISKMPSSSGKKKAFSTCSSHLTVVSIYYGTPISIYTVPTHKRSLLTSKILSMFFTVVTPMLNPIIYSLRNNDIREALKKIIQNPLINRSV